The Candidatus Deferrimicrobium sp. genome has a window encoding:
- a CDS encoding DUF21 domain-containing protein, producing MGIVLLVAFCLLMEALFTGAEMVLVSADRHKLTERFRQGNRGAGLALDLLSKPERALATTLTATNVFVVLSSVVVTSHLLPGFGEYASLAAVLLVTPLVIVLGEVVPKSFARPRADRLASAAGRIVRMGEISLYPLVAAVSWVTRMLSAPFGGIPPMQALVTREELSLLLQAKKVYGQCWDARGLLKRSVEAYADLLSRSEVFTP from the coding sequence GTGGGCATCGTCCTCCTCGTCGCCTTCTGCCTCCTGATGGAGGCCCTTTTCACCGGTGCCGAGATGGTGCTGGTCTCGGCGGACCGCCACAAGCTCACCGAGCGGTTCCGCCAGGGGAACCGGGGCGCCGGCCTGGCGCTCGACCTCCTGTCGAAGCCGGAGCGCGCCCTCGCCACCACCCTCACGGCGACGAACGTCTTCGTGGTCCTTTCCTCGGTGGTCGTCACCTCGCACCTCCTGCCCGGGTTCGGGGAATACGCGTCGCTCGCTGCCGTCCTGCTGGTCACCCCGCTCGTCATCGTCCTGGGAGAGGTCGTCCCGAAGAGCTTCGCGCGTCCCCGTGCGGATCGGCTCGCCTCCGCGGCCGGGAGAATCGTCCGCATGGGGGAAATTTCGCTGTATCCGCTGGTCGCTGCGGTCTCCTGGGTGACGCGGATGCTTTCGGCCCCGTTCGGCGGGATCCCGCCGATGCAGGCGCTCGTGACCCGGGAGGAGCTTTCGCTGCTGCTGCAGGCAAAGAAAGTGTACGGCCAGTGCTGGGATGCACGGGGACTATTGAAGCGCAGTGTCGAAGCCTATGCGGACCTCCTTTCACGCTCGGAGGTCTTTACTCCAG